A single window of Cryptococcus neoformans var. neoformans JEC21 chromosome 3 sequence DNA harbors:
- a CDS encoding hydrolase, putative, with protein MAKIQATPFRLALLQLGGLTASKASNISIAAKAVTSAAASSPKPQLIVLPEIWNSPYAVSSFREYSEKVPEVGSKWKSLKEGEEGETIKALREMARSSGCWLIGGSIPERDEKTDNIYNTCTVYDPEGTLVAVHQKVHLFDIDIPGKQTFKESDTLTGGSHLTTFTTPFGKIGLGICYDIRFPEMAMIAARQGCIAMIYPAAFNTTTGPMHWTLLQRARAVDNEIYVAMCSPARHPEAAYQAYGHSSVVNPVGDVVVEADHEPTTIYADIDPELLATTRRSIPVTVQRRFDVYPDVSSSFQ; from the exons ATGGCCAAAATTCAGGCAACCCCTTTCAgacttgctcttctccagctcgGCGGCCTCACCGCCTCCAAAGCTTCCAACATTTCAATTGCCGCTAAAGCAGTCACTTCTGCCgctgcttcctctcctAAACCCCAGTTGATCGTTCTTCCCGAAATTTGGAATTCTCCTTATGCCGTTAGCAGCTTTAGAGAGTACAGCGAAAAGGTACCCGAAGTTGGAAGCAAgtggaagagcttgaaggaaggtgaggaaggagaaaccATAAAGGCCCTTCGGGAGATGGCAAGGAGCAGTGGATGCTGGTTGATCGGCG GGTCTATTCctgaaagagatgagaagacGGACAACATCTACAATACTTGTACTGTCTACGATCCTGAAG GCACCCTCGTTGCTGTCCACCAGAAGGTTCATCTCTTCGATATTGACATTCCCGGTAAACAAACCTTCAAG GAGTCAGACACTCTCACAGGGGGCTCTCACCTTACCACATTCACCACCCCTTTCGGCAAAATCGGTCTTGGTATCTGTTACGATATC CGTTTCCCCGAGATGGCAATGATCGCCGCTCGTCAAGGCTGTATTGCCATGATCTACCCCGCAGCGTTCAACACAACCACCGGTCCGATGCACTGGACTTTGCTTCAGCGTGCGAG GGCTGTGGACAATGAGATTTATGTCGCCATGTGCTCGCCTGCTAGGCATCCAGAGGCCGCCTACCAAGCT TATGGCCACTCTAGTGTTGTGAACCCCGT CGGAGATGTAGTTGTTGAGGCTGACCATGAGCCCACCACTATCTACGCCGACATCG ACCCGGAGTTGCTCGCCACTACTAGAAGAAGTATCCCTGTTACTGTTCAAAGGAGGTTTGACGTCTATCCCgatgtttcttcttccttccaataG
- a CDS encoding mitochondrial 60s ribosomal protein l38 (yml38), putative: MIGLKGILNVIDNTGALKVECINVLKVKTRLKSTGFATVGDEIVCVVNKARPIPANEVVKNPNASSNIQKIRKGDIRRAVVVRVKKTTQRPDGSVVRFDDSAAVLLNNKGEMLGTRIVGPVASELRKIKGGAGSGGRWEKIVMLAPKVV; encoded by the exons ATGATTGGATTGAAGGGTATTCTCAAT GTTATTGACAACACCGGAGCTCTCAAGGTTGAATGCATCAATGTCTTGAAAGTCAAGACAAGACTAAAGTCCACTGGCTTTGCCACTGTTG GGGATGAGATTGTTTGTGTCGTCAACAAAGCCCGTCCTATCCCCGCCAACGAAGTCGTCAAGAATCCCAATGCCTCATCCAACATTCAAAAAATCCGCAAGGGCGATATACGACGAGCAGTAGTTGTGCGCGTGAAGAAGACCACTCAACGGCCAGATGGAAGCGTGGTCAGATTCGATGATAGTGCTGCGGTTTTGTTGAACAACAAGGGTGAAATGTTGGGCACAAGGATTGTTGGGCCTGTGGCGAGCGAGTTGAGAAAGATTAAGGGCGGTGCGGGCAGCggtggaagatgggagaagatCGTTATGCTGGCGCCCAAA GTTGTTTAA
- a CDS encoding histone H1, putative: protein MAPVKKTAAPPRKATTHPTFLSMIQECIAQNKGDARKGVSRPTIKKFLADKYKLDMSSAANISNLSNAIKRGAEKGQLTLPSGIAGRVKAGAKKPALVHKKSSAGKENVAPKKAASTETRKHAVRKGVTAPAAIKAVPTKKPVVKKVAPAVKKTSASKKVHTPKGAVVVPEKAAPRKKAAPKKAAA from the exons ATGGCCCCTGTCAAGAAGACTGCTGCTCCTCCCAGGAAGGCTACTACTCACCCAACTTTCCTCTCTATGATCCAA GAATGCATCGCCCAGAACAAAGGGGATGCTCGAAAAGGTGTCTCTCGACCTACTATCAAGAA ATTCCTCGCCGACAAGTACAAACTCGACATGAGCTCCGCTGCCAACATCAGCAACTTATCGAACGCCATCAAGCGGGGTGCTGAAAAGGGCCAGCTTACTCTTCCTAGTGGGATTGCTGGTCGAGTGAAGGCCGGTGCCAAA AAGCCTGCTCTTGTTCACAAGAAGTCGTCTGCTGGCAAGGAGAACGTTGCTCCTAAGAAAGCTGCAAGTACCGAGACTAGAAAGCACGCAGTTAGGAAGGGTGTTACTGCTCCCGCTGCCATCAAGGCCGTTCCCACGAAGAAGCCtgtggtgaagaaggtcgCTCCTGCTGTCAAAAAGACTTCCGCCTCTAAGAAAGTTCATACGC CCAAGGGCGCTGTTGTTGTCCCTGAAAAGGCCGCCCCtaggaagaaggctgctCCCAAGAAGGCAGCCGCCTAA
- a CDS encoding d-arabinitol 2-dehydrogenase, putative has translation MSFIRSSLFKATANPIRRSAFATTPLRAFTRSALVSNNKKDDGYEEHRVEIEPKIAAVDESFTFEHPEKWVDKHPGHDMQRGDFGRHTKRTLASFSMDGKVCLVTGAARGLGNMMARTFVESGANAIVLVDLKKEDAERAAKELVDWFVENGEAEKGEIEAIGLGCDVSDEASVKQVFSTVKERFGRLDAVVTAAGIVENFVAHEYPIDKIKKLLDINIMGTWYCALEAAKLMPEGGSITLVASMSGSIVNVPQPQTPYNFSKAAVRHMARSLAVEWALKGIRVNALSPGYVLTNLTKVILDANPVLRDEWLNRIPMGRMADPSDLKGAVIYLASDSSKYTTGAEIMIDGGYTCL, from the exons ATGTCCTTCATCCGCTCTAGCCTTTTCAAGGCCACTGCCAATCCCATCAGGCGATCTGCCTTTGCTACCACTCCACTTCGAGCCTTCACCAGGTCCGCTCTTGtcagcaacaacaagaaggaCGATGGTTACGAGGAGCATCGAGTCGAGATTGAGCCCAAGATCGCTGCTGTCGACGAGAGTTTCACGTTTGAACACCCTGAG AAATGGGTAGACAAGCATCCTGGTCATGATATGCAGCGAGGTGATTTTGGTCGACACACCAAGCGAACTCTTGCATCTTTCTCTATGGACGGCAAGGTCTGCCTTGTCACTGGTGCAGCTCGAGGTCTTGGTAACATGATGGCCAGGACTTTTGTTGAATC CGGCGCGAACGCCATTGTCCTTGTCGAtctcaagaaggaggatgccGAGCGTGCAGCCAAGGAGCTCGTTGACTGGTTTG TCGAGAACGGTGAAGCCGAGAAGGGTGAAATTGAGGCTATTGGTCTCGGTTGCGACGTTTCCGACGAGGCCTCTGTCAAGCAGGTCTTTAGCACCGTCAAGGAGAGATTCGGCCGGCTTGACGCTGTCGTCACTGCTGCCGGTATTGTCGAAAACTTTGTCGCTCACGAGTACCCCATCGATAAGATCAAGAAGCTGTTGGACATCAACATTATGGGTACTTGGTATTGCGCACTTGAGGCTGCCAAGCTTATGCCTGAAGGTGGTTCCATTACCCTCGTCGCATCTATGAGCGGTAGC ATTGTCAACgttcctcaacctcaaaccCCTTACAACTTTTCCA AGGCTGCTGTGCGACACATGGCTCGATCCCTCGCCGTCGAATGGGCTCTCAAGGGTATCCG TGTCAACGCTCTTAGTCCGGGTTACGTCCTCACCAACTTGACTAAGGTCATTCTCGACGCCAACCCCGTTCTCCGTGACGAGTGGCTCAACCGTATCCCCATGGGTCGAATGGCCGACCCTTCTGATCTCAAGGGTGCCGTCATTTACCTTGCTTCTGACAGCTCCAAGTACACCACTGGTGCTGAGATCATGATTGACGGCGGTTACACTTGCTTGTAA